The following coding sequences lie in one Hippopotamus amphibius kiboko isolate mHipAmp2 chromosome 17, mHipAmp2.hap2, whole genome shotgun sequence genomic window:
- the TMEM100 gene encoding transmembrane protein 100, whose protein sequence is MTEEHIKEILGTPKSPKPVAMEKSSNGEAVVTMVPLVSEIQLTAATGGAELSCYRCIIPFAVVVLIAGIVVTAVAYSFNSHGSIISILGLVLLSLGLLLLASSALCWKVRQRSKKAKRRESQTTLVANQRSLFA, encoded by the coding sequence ATGACCGAAGAGCACATAAAGGAGATCCTGGGAACCCCGAAGTCTCCCAAGCCAGTGGCAATGGAGAAGAGCTCCAACGGTGAAGCTGTGGTCACCATGGTGCCCCTGGTCAGTGAGATTCAGCTGACGGCCGCCACTGGGGGTGCTGAGCTCTCCTGTTACCGCTGCATCATCCCCTTTGCCGTGGTGGTCCTCATTGCCGGGATAGTGGTCACTGCCGTGGCTTACAGCTTCAATTCCCATGGCTCCATCATCTCCATCTTAGGCCTGGTCCTTCTGTCATTGGGACTTTTGTTGTTAGCCTCCAGCGCCCTGTGCTGGAAGGTGAGACAGAGGAGCAAGAAAGCCAAGAGACGTGAGAGTCAGACGACTCTCGTGGCAAATCAGAGAAGCTTGTTTGCTTAG